A region of Leifsonia xyli DNA encodes the following proteins:
- a CDS encoding GDSL family lipase, producing MSIAFSSYIAIGDSFTEGVGDDLPDGRVRGWADFVALGMAAASPEPFRYANLAVRGRKLGPIVAEQVEPAIAQHPDLVSLNGGGNDIMRPRVSIEGVAKTLVDAADRVVASGSHMLLLSGANPSAHLPLGGLIRRRGEELALAVREMLPREGITFVDNWADEGLEDFRYWSADRLHLGPLGHARVASNVLTAFGIPVPAEWGVEEVAAAPPGERTRRTADYYRRYVLPWIGRRLTGRSSGDGRAAKIAELTVVDPASAQPL from the coding sequence GTGTCGATCGCATTCTCCAGTTACATCGCCATCGGGGACAGCTTCACGGAGGGCGTCGGCGACGACCTCCCCGACGGGCGGGTGCGCGGCTGGGCCGACTTCGTCGCACTGGGGATGGCCGCAGCGTCGCCCGAGCCGTTCCGGTACGCGAACCTCGCCGTGCGCGGCCGCAAGCTCGGACCGATCGTGGCGGAGCAGGTGGAGCCGGCGATCGCGCAGCATCCCGACCTGGTCAGCCTCAACGGCGGCGGCAACGACATCATGCGACCCCGCGTCTCGATCGAAGGCGTGGCGAAGACACTGGTGGATGCGGCGGATCGCGTGGTCGCGTCCGGCAGCCACATGCTGCTCCTCAGCGGCGCGAACCCCAGCGCGCACCTGCCGCTCGGCGGGCTCATCCGGCGCCGCGGCGAGGAGCTCGCGCTCGCCGTCCGGGAGATGCTGCCGCGCGAGGGCATCACGTTCGTCGACAACTGGGCCGACGAGGGCCTCGAGGACTTCCGCTACTGGTCGGCCGACCGCCTCCACCTCGGCCCGCTGGGCCATGCGCGCGTGGCGAGCAACGTGCTGACCGCGTTCGGCATCCCGGTGCCCGCGGAGTGGGGCGTCGAGGAGGTCGCCGCCGCCCCGCCCGGGGAGCGCACCCGGCGCACGGCCGACTACTACCGCCGCTACGTGCTGCCGTGGATCGGTCGGCGGCTCACCGGACGGTCCTCCGGCGACGGCCGCGCGGCGAAGATCGCCGAGCTGACCGTCGTCGACCCCGCCTCCGCCCAGCCGCTTTAG
- a CDS encoding phosphoketolase gives MTETTETRGHDLSEETLDRLDAWWRAANYLSVGQIYLLDNPLLRRPLSRDDIKPRLLGHWGTTPGLNFIYAHLNRAIQERDLNTLFVAGPGHGGPGVVASAYLDGTYSEVYSAIDQSEDGLRRLFRQFSFPGGIPSHAAPQTPGSIHEGGELGYALSHAYGAAFDNPDLLVAAVVGDGEAETGPLATAWHSNKFLNPAQDGVVLPILHLNGYKIANPTVLARIPESELLDLMRGYGYAPYVVSGGFDGEDPRAVHERMAATLDEILDRIAEIKDAAGAGTLDGRPAWPMLILRTPKGWTCPAEIDGHPTENNWRSHQVPLANARDTEAHTRLLEDWLKSYRPEELFDEEGRPVELVTSLAPRGERRMSANPVANGGLLRKDLRLPDFRDYAVDVSTPGDSVAEATKVLGEWFRDVMAANPDDFRLFAPDELASNRLQAVYEDTRKQWNAEYLPIDSDNHLAPTGRAMEVLSEHQCQGWLEGYLLTGRHGVFTSYEAFIHIVDSMFNQHAKWLKSAGEVAWRRPVASLNYLLSSHVWRQDHNGASHQDPGFIDHVVNKKADVVRVYLPFDANTLLSTYDHCLKSVDYVNVVVAGKQPSPQWLDMEDAIAHCTRGIGIFPWAGTEAEGEEPDVVLGCAGDIPTLETLAAADILRRRLPDLKVRVVNVVDLMRLQDAREHPHGLTDREYDALFTTDKPVIFAYHGYPWLIHRLTYRRTGHDNLHVRGYKEEGTTTTPFDMVMLNDLDRYHLVIDVIDRVPGLASREAGLRQEMQDARLRARQYTREHGEDIPEVAEWKWGGGERTTRIDTTGGDND, from the coding sequence ATGACCGAAACGACCGAGACCCGCGGACACGACCTCAGCGAGGAGACGCTCGACCGGCTGGACGCCTGGTGGCGCGCCGCCAACTATCTCTCCGTCGGCCAGATCTACCTGCTCGACAACCCGCTGCTGCGCCGGCCGCTCAGCCGCGACGACATCAAGCCGCGCCTGCTCGGCCACTGGGGGACGACTCCGGGCCTCAACTTCATCTACGCGCACCTCAACCGAGCCATCCAGGAGCGGGACCTCAACACCCTCTTCGTCGCCGGTCCGGGTCACGGAGGGCCGGGAGTCGTGGCGAGCGCCTACCTCGACGGCACGTACAGCGAGGTCTACAGCGCCATCGATCAGAGCGAGGACGGCCTCCGTCGCCTGTTCCGCCAGTTCTCGTTCCCCGGCGGCATCCCGAGCCACGCGGCCCCGCAGACGCCCGGCTCCATCCACGAGGGCGGCGAGCTCGGCTACGCCCTCTCTCACGCCTACGGCGCCGCGTTCGACAACCCGGACCTCCTGGTCGCCGCGGTCGTCGGCGACGGCGAGGCCGAGACGGGCCCGCTCGCGACCGCGTGGCACTCGAACAAGTTCCTCAACCCGGCACAGGACGGGGTGGTGCTGCCGATCCTGCACCTCAACGGTTACAAGATCGCCAACCCGACCGTGCTGGCGCGCATCCCGGAGTCCGAGCTGCTCGATCTGATGCGCGGCTACGGCTATGCCCCCTACGTCGTCTCCGGCGGCTTCGACGGCGAGGACCCGCGCGCCGTGCACGAGCGCATGGCCGCGACGCTGGACGAGATCCTCGACCGCATCGCCGAGATCAAGGACGCGGCGGGCGCCGGCACCCTCGACGGACGACCGGCGTGGCCGATGCTGATCCTGCGCACGCCGAAGGGGTGGACGTGCCCGGCCGAGATCGACGGGCATCCGACCGAGAACAACTGGCGTTCGCACCAGGTGCCGCTCGCGAACGCGCGTGACACCGAGGCGCACACCCGGCTGCTGGAGGACTGGCTCAAGTCGTACCGCCCGGAGGAGCTGTTCGACGAGGAGGGGCGCCCGGTCGAGCTGGTGACGTCGCTGGCTCCCCGCGGCGAGCGCCGGATGAGCGCCAACCCGGTGGCGAACGGCGGCCTGCTGCGGAAGGACCTGCGCCTACCGGACTTCCGCGACTACGCCGTCGACGTGTCCACTCCGGGAGACTCTGTGGCGGAGGCGACGAAGGTGCTCGGCGAGTGGTTCCGGGATGTGATGGCCGCGAACCCGGACGACTTCCGCCTGTTCGCCCCGGACGAGCTCGCGTCCAACCGTCTGCAGGCGGTGTACGAAGACACCCGCAAGCAGTGGAACGCGGAGTACCTCCCGATCGACTCCGACAACCACCTGGCGCCGACCGGCCGGGCGATGGAGGTGCTGAGCGAGCACCAGTGCCAGGGCTGGCTGGAGGGCTACCTGCTGACCGGACGCCATGGCGTGTTCACCTCGTACGAGGCGTTCATCCACATCGTCGACTCGATGTTCAACCAGCACGCGAAGTGGCTGAAGTCGGCGGGCGAGGTGGCGTGGCGGCGGCCGGTCGCCTCCCTCAACTACCTGCTGAGCTCCCACGTGTGGCGGCAGGACCACAACGGCGCCTCCCACCAGGACCCCGGGTTCATCGACCACGTCGTCAACAAGAAGGCGGATGTGGTGCGCGTCTACCTGCCGTTCGACGCGAACACGCTGCTCTCGACGTACGACCACTGCCTGAAGTCGGTGGACTACGTGAACGTCGTGGTGGCGGGCAAGCAGCCGTCTCCGCAGTGGCTCGACATGGAGGATGCGATCGCGCACTGCACGCGCGGCATCGGGATCTTCCCGTGGGCGGGCACCGAGGCGGAGGGCGAGGAGCCGGATGTGGTGCTCGGTTGCGCGGGAGATATCCCGACGCTGGAGACCCTGGCGGCCGCCGACATCCTGCGCCGCCGCCTTCCCGACCTGAAGGTGCGGGTGGTGAACGTGGTGGACCTGATGCGGCTGCAGGACGCGCGCGAGCATCCCCACGGTTTGACCGACCGGGAGTACGACGCGCTGTTCACCACGGACAAGCCGGTCATCTTCGCGTATCACGGCTACCCGTGGCTCATCCACCGCCTCACCTATCGCCGCACGGGCCACGACAACCTGCACGTGCGCGGCTACAAGGAGGAGGGCACGACGACGACGCCGTTCGACATGGTCATGCTCAACGACCTCGACCGGTACCACCTGGTGATCGACGTCATCGACCGTGTGCCCGGGCTGGCGTCGCGGGAGGCGGGGCTGCGGCAGGAGATGCAGGACGCGCGCCTGCGTGCACGTCAGTACACGCGGGAGCACGGGGAGGACATCCCCGAGGTCGCGGAGTGGAAGTGGGGCGGCGGCGAGCGGACGACCCGGATCGACACGACCGGCGGGGACAACGACTGA
- a CDS encoding GNAT family N-acetyltransferase, translated as MSDIVVRPADSSVWDDVEVVFGTRGDPSGCWCQWFKVSGSQFRELSRPERASRLEEQVAEGSPGVIAWVDGAPAGWAAVEPYAAYPNLRRSPITKRLEGDPENPWAVTCFVVRHEFRNQGLSRALLDGAVEHARSRGADVVEGYPVDPEVRPSLSNAERYHGTVSLFRDSGFEVVRRPSATRAIMRRTV; from the coding sequence ATGAGCGACATCGTGGTCCGCCCGGCCGACTCCTCCGTCTGGGACGACGTGGAGGTGGTGTTCGGCACGCGCGGCGATCCGTCGGGGTGCTGGTGCCAGTGGTTCAAGGTGTCGGGGTCGCAGTTCCGGGAGCTCTCGCGTCCCGAGCGGGCGTCCCGGCTGGAGGAGCAGGTGGCGGAGGGGTCGCCGGGCGTGATCGCGTGGGTGGACGGCGCGCCCGCCGGGTGGGCGGCGGTCGAACCGTACGCGGCCTACCCGAACCTCCGACGCTCGCCCATCACCAAGCGCCTCGAGGGCGACCCGGAGAATCCGTGGGCGGTCACCTGCTTCGTGGTGCGGCACGAGTTCCGCAATCAGGGGCTGTCGCGGGCCCTGCTCGACGGCGCGGTGGAGCACGCCCGCTCGCGGGGGGCCGACGTGGTGGAGGGGTACCCCGTCGACCCGGAGGTACGGCCGTCGCTGTCGAACGCCGAGCGGTACCACGGGACGGTGTCGCTGTTCCGCGACAGCGGGTTCGAGGTCGTCCGCCGGCCGAGCGCGACGCGGGCGATCATGCGGCGGACGGTGTGA
- a CDS encoding multidrug DMT transporter permease: MSSTRRDRLVGAGTQVATEVSINFGSAVAGLLIPVVGSIVVVAARQVVTAAAVLPFYRPKRAELTWMRLWPALALGVVLAAMNLSFYEAVGRLGLGIAATIEFLGPFALALVGSRRLLDAGCAVAAAAGVFLLTATEGAIDPWGVVLALTAAAAWAAYILLTRRVAMRLPGLEGLSVASVVSTVLTVPLALIVVDYSKLDLRILLMLLALGVLSSAVPYSLDTFILRRLTPRLYAVITSFGPVVATIFGVIVLGERFTVVQLIGILVVCAAAGITIATQREQPRSELEQTAEAVP, translated from the coding sequence GTGAGCTCCACCCGTCGCGACCGCCTCGTGGGAGCGGGCACCCAGGTCGCGACGGAGGTCAGCATCAACTTCGGCTCGGCGGTCGCCGGGCTGCTCATCCCGGTCGTCGGGTCGATCGTCGTCGTCGCCGCCCGCCAGGTGGTCACCGCGGCGGCTGTTCTGCCGTTCTACCGGCCCAAGCGCGCTGAGCTCACGTGGATGCGCCTCTGGCCCGCGCTGGCGCTCGGCGTGGTTCTCGCAGCGATGAACCTCAGCTTCTACGAGGCCGTCGGCCGGCTCGGGCTCGGGATCGCGGCGACCATCGAGTTCCTGGGTCCGTTCGCGCTGGCGCTGGTGGGCTCACGACGGCTCCTGGATGCGGGATGCGCGGTCGCGGCGGCGGCAGGCGTGTTCCTGCTCACCGCGACGGAGGGCGCGATCGACCCGTGGGGCGTCGTGCTGGCGCTGACCGCCGCGGCGGCGTGGGCGGCATACATCCTCCTCACCCGTCGCGTCGCGATGCGGCTCCCGGGTTTGGAGGGGCTCAGCGTGGCGAGCGTCGTGTCCACGGTGCTCACCGTGCCGCTCGCGCTGATCGTGGTCGACTACTCGAAGCTCGACCTGCGCATCCTGCTCATGCTGCTCGCCCTTGGCGTGCTGTCGTCGGCCGTGCCGTACAGCCTGGACACATTCATCCTGCGCCGCCTCACGCCGCGGCTCTACGCGGTGATCACGAGCTTCGGGCCGGTCGTGGCGACGATCTTCGGGGTCATCGTGCTCGGCGAGCGGTTCACCGTCGTGCAGCTGATCGGCATCCTCGTCGTGTGCGCGGCGGCGGGTATCACCATCGCGACACAGCGCGAGCAGCCGCGCTCCGAGCTGGAGCAGACGGCCGAAGCCGTGCCGTGA
- a CDS encoding ABC transporter permease, which yields MSSSELTAAAPVKRTSVAARRERPSGGWALLGSEISVMFRRWRTYAMFGALAAVPILIAVAVRITGGSSRGPAFLSDISSNGLFVAFTALVVCVPLFLPLTIGVVAGDTIAGEASHGTLRYLVIAPAGRLRLLAVKYAGCAVFCVAAALVVAVAGALIGMLLFPIGPVTLLSGVQVSLGEAYLRMLLIALYIVVSLLGLCTIGLFLSTLTDVPVGAMAATAVLAVIAQVLDQLPQLDALHPWLFSHYWLGFGDFLRDPISWDSFGQNALLQLGYIAVFGALAIGRFTTKDILS from the coding sequence ATGTCGAGCAGTGAGCTGACCGCCGCGGCGCCCGTCAAGCGCACGTCCGTCGCCGCCCGCCGCGAGCGGCCGTCCGGGGGATGGGCGCTGCTCGGCTCCGAGATCTCGGTAATGTTCCGCCGCTGGCGCACCTACGCCATGTTCGGCGCCCTCGCGGCCGTCCCCATCCTGATCGCCGTCGCCGTGCGCATCACCGGCGGCAGCTCGCGCGGACCGGCGTTCCTCAGCGACATCAGCAGCAACGGCCTGTTCGTCGCGTTCACGGCGCTGGTCGTCTGCGTGCCGTTGTTCCTCCCGCTGACGATCGGGGTCGTCGCGGGCGACACCATCGCGGGGGAGGCCAGCCACGGCACGCTCCGGTACCTCGTGATCGCCCCGGCGGGCCGCCTCCGGCTGCTCGCCGTGAAGTACGCGGGCTGCGCGGTGTTCTGCGTCGCCGCGGCCCTCGTGGTCGCGGTCGCCGGTGCCCTGATCGGGATGCTGCTGTTCCCGATCGGACCGGTGACGCTACTCTCCGGAGTGCAGGTGAGCCTGGGGGAGGCGTACCTGCGGATGCTGCTCATCGCGCTCTACATCGTGGTGTCGCTGCTGGGCCTGTGCACGATCGGGCTGTTCCTGTCGACGCTCACTGACGTCCCGGTCGGCGCGATGGCCGCCACCGCGGTGCTTGCCGTGATCGCCCAGGTGCTCGACCAGCTCCCGCAGCTGGACGCGCTGCACCCGTGGCTGTTCAGCCACTACTGGCTGGGCTTCGGCGACTTCCTGCGCGATCCGATCTCGTGGGACTCCTTCGGACAGAACGCGCTGCTGCAGCTCGGCTACATCGCGGTCTTCGGCGCGCTCGCGATCGGCCGCTTCACGACCAAGGACATCCTGTCCTGA
- a CDS encoding pyruvate kinase (catalyzes the formation of phosphoenolpyruvate from pyruvate), with the protein MRRAKIVATLGPATSSYDNIRAIIDAGVDVARMNLSHGSYEVHEGVYANVRKAADDAGKPVAVLVDLQGPKIRLGKFEAGPYELAEGDIFKITTEDIIGTKEISSTTFKGLPNDVKPGDFLLIDDGKVRVRVVSVDGPVVTTEVIVAGPVSNNKGINLPGVAVNVPALSEKDEADLRWGLKLGADLIALSFVRNAADIQRVHEIMAEEGRKVPVVAKIEKPQAVDALEEIIEAFDAIMVARGDLGVELPLEAVPIVQKRAVELARRAAKPVIVATQMLESMISSPVPTRAETSDVANAVLDGADAVMLSGETSVGEYPAITVQTMARIVTSTEEHGLDRIQPLGTRPRTQSGAITLAATEVADFVEAKFLCVFTESGESARRMARLRNKIPILAFTPEESTRRRMSLFWGVESFVVGRVTHTDQMVAQVDEALKSTGRAVDGDKVIIISGSPPGIPGTTNDIRVHKVGDVL; encoded by the coding sequence ATGAGAAGGGCCAAAATCGTCGCGACCCTCGGGCCGGCGACCTCCAGCTACGACAACATCCGCGCGATCATCGACGCGGGTGTGGACGTGGCCCGGATGAACCTGAGCCACGGCAGCTACGAGGTGCACGAAGGGGTCTACGCCAACGTGCGCAAGGCCGCCGACGACGCCGGGAAGCCGGTCGCCGTCCTGGTCGACCTGCAGGGACCGAAGATCCGCCTCGGCAAGTTCGAGGCCGGCCCCTACGAGCTGGCCGAAGGCGACATCTTCAAGATCACCACCGAGGACATCATCGGCACCAAAGAGATCTCCTCGACGACCTTCAAGGGCCTGCCCAACGACGTCAAGCCGGGCGACTTCCTCCTCATCGACGACGGCAAGGTCCGCGTCCGCGTGGTCTCGGTCGACGGCCCGGTCGTGACGACCGAGGTCATCGTTGCCGGCCCGGTCTCCAACAACAAGGGCATCAACCTCCCGGGCGTCGCCGTGAACGTTCCGGCGCTGTCCGAGAAGGACGAGGCCGACCTCCGCTGGGGACTCAAGCTCGGCGCCGACCTGATCGCCCTCTCGTTCGTGCGCAACGCCGCCGACATCCAGCGCGTGCACGAGATCATGGCGGAGGAGGGCCGCAAGGTCCCGGTCGTCGCCAAGATCGAGAAGCCGCAGGCCGTCGACGCACTCGAGGAGATCATCGAGGCGTTCGACGCCATCATGGTCGCCCGTGGCGACCTCGGTGTGGAGCTGCCCCTCGAGGCAGTCCCGATCGTGCAGAAGCGCGCCGTCGAGCTGGCCCGCCGAGCCGCGAAGCCGGTCATCGTCGCGACTCAGATGCTCGAGTCGATGATCTCGAGCCCGGTCCCGACCCGCGCCGAGACCTCGGACGTCGCCAACGCCGTCCTCGACGGCGCGGACGCGGTCATGCTCTCGGGCGAGACCAGCGTCGGCGAGTACCCGGCCATCACGGTCCAGACCATGGCCCGGATCGTGACCTCGACCGAGGAGCACGGCCTGGACCGCATCCAGCCGCTCGGCACCCGTCCGCGCACGCAGTCCGGCGCGATCACGCTGGCCGCGACCGAGGTCGCCGACTTCGTCGAGGCGAAGTTCCTCTGCGTCTTCACCGAGTCGGGTGAGTCCGCCCGCCGCATGGCCCGCCTGCGGAACAAGATCCCGATCCTGGCCTTCACGCCGGAGGAGTCGACCCGCCGCCGCATGTCGCTGTTCTGGGGCGTCGAGTCGTTCGTCGTCGGCCGCGTCACGCACACCGACCAGATGGTCGCCCAGGTGGATGAGGCCCTCAAGTCGACCGGCCGCGCCGTCGACGGCGACAAGGTGATCATCATCTCCGGTTCCCCTCCCGGGATTCCCGGCACCACCAACGACATCCGCGTGCACAAGGTCGGAGACGTCCTCTAG
- the gltD gene encoding glutamate synthase (glutamate synthase is composed of subunits alpha and beta; beta subunit is a flavin adenine dinucleotide-NADPH dependent oxidoreductase; provides electrons to the alpha subunit, which binds L-glutamine and 2-oxoglutarate and forms L-glutamate) has protein sequence MADPKGFLKTTERELPKRRPVSVRLMDWKEVYEAQDPAQLRRQAGRCMDCGVPFCHSGCPLGNLIPEWNDLMWRGEGRQAIDRLHATNNFPEFTGRLCPAPCESSCVLGINQPAVTIKQVEVSIIDQAWQNGWVQPHPPERLTGKTVAVVGSGPAGLAAAQQLTRAGHTVAVYERDDRIGGLLRYGIPDFKMEKKHLEARLNQMMAEGTRFRAGVDIGVDITWDDLRARYDAVVVATGAMVPRDLPIPGRELSGVHFAMEYLVQQNKAGAGDQVADQITADGKHVVVLGGGDTGADCIGTAHRQGAASVTNLAIGQQPPAERPSHQPWPTTPTLFEVQSAHEEGGKREYLVSTVEFLANEFGEVRALRVAETEFLDGRRVPKAGTEREIPADLVLLALGFTGPEQDDLSSQLGLPFDGRGNVARDGQYQTEQEGVFVAGDAGRGQSLIVWAIAEGRAAAAAVDRYLEGETQLPSPIRPTDRGILV, from the coding sequence GTGGCTGACCCTAAAGGCTTTCTGAAGACGACCGAGCGGGAGCTGCCGAAGCGCCGCCCCGTCTCCGTGCGGCTCATGGACTGGAAAGAGGTCTACGAGGCGCAGGACCCGGCGCAGCTGCGCCGGCAGGCCGGCCGCTGCATGGACTGCGGCGTGCCGTTCTGCCACTCCGGCTGCCCGCTGGGCAACCTCATCCCGGAGTGGAACGACCTGATGTGGCGCGGGGAGGGCCGCCAGGCGATCGATCGCCTGCACGCGACCAACAACTTCCCCGAGTTCACGGGCCGCCTGTGCCCGGCGCCCTGCGAGTCGTCGTGCGTGCTCGGCATCAACCAGCCCGCGGTGACGATCAAGCAGGTCGAGGTCTCGATCATCGACCAGGCGTGGCAGAACGGCTGGGTGCAGCCGCACCCGCCGGAGCGCCTCACCGGCAAGACGGTCGCCGTCGTCGGTTCCGGCCCCGCCGGCCTCGCCGCTGCCCAGCAGCTCACCCGCGCCGGGCACACGGTCGCCGTGTACGAGCGCGACGACCGCATCGGCGGCCTCCTGCGCTACGGCATCCCGGACTTCAAGATGGAGAAGAAGCACCTCGAGGCGCGTCTCAACCAGATGATGGCCGAGGGCACCCGCTTCCGCGCGGGCGTCGACATCGGCGTCGACATCACGTGGGACGACCTGCGCGCCCGCTACGACGCGGTGGTCGTCGCCACCGGCGCCATGGTGCCGCGCGACCTGCCCATCCCGGGCCGCGAGCTCTCCGGCGTGCACTTCGCCATGGAGTACCTGGTGCAGCAGAACAAGGCGGGCGCGGGCGACCAGGTCGCCGACCAGATCACCGCGGACGGCAAGCACGTCGTCGTTCTCGGCGGCGGCGACACCGGCGCCGACTGCATCGGCACCGCCCACCGTCAGGGCGCCGCGAGCGTCACCAACCTCGCCATCGGCCAGCAGCCGCCGGCGGAGCGCCCGAGCCACCAGCCATGGCCGACCACCCCGACGCTGTTTGAGGTCCAGTCGGCGCACGAGGAGGGCGGCAAGCGCGAGTACCTCGTGTCGACCGTCGAGTTCCTCGCGAACGAGTTCGGCGAGGTCCGCGCGCTGCGCGTGGCCGAGACCGAGTTCCTCGACGGCCGTCGCGTGCCGAAGGCGGGCACCGAGCGCGAGATCCCGGCCGATCTGGTCCTGCTCGCACTCGGTTTCACCGGTCCCGAGCAGGACGACCTGTCCTCGCAGCTGGGCCTGCCGTTCGATGGGCGCGGCAATGTCGCGCGCGACGGCCAGTACCAGACCGAGCAGGAGGGCGTCTTCGTCGCCGGTGACGCCGGCCGCGGGCAGTCCCTCATCGTCTGGGCCATCGCCGAGGGCCGTGCAGCGGCTGCGGCCGTCGACCGGTATCTTGAAGGGGAGACGCAGTTGCCGTCTCCCATCCGTCCCACCGACCGCGGCATCCTCGTCTGA